In one Desulfomicrobium macestii genomic region, the following are encoded:
- a CDS encoding AIR synthase-related protein — MPIRVEVALRKAVTDTQGNKTAHKIKNELGLTVDQVRIIRIYTVDGLSQAQVDQAIEAGALHDPVLHTAQTAPAATDFDWIIEVGFRPGVTDNEGRTARETLRTVLGERNADIAVYTSTQYLISGDLSPAQVEHIAKDLLANELIQRFQIVDRDTWTTSPGFPARTAAVTGEASSTVDIVDLSSMDDAALMKLSRENILALNLEEMRCIRDYYASPEVVAHRKAKNLPAAPTDAELECLAQTWSEHCKHKIFSSRISYENLENGTKAEINSLYKTYIQGSTKQLRQRMGKDDFCLSVFKDNAGVIRFSEDINVCIKVETHNSPSALDPYGGALTGIVGVNRDPMGTGMGANLLCNTNVFCFASPFHDDELPPRLLHPRRVFEGVREGVEHGGNKSGIPTVNGAIVFHERFLGKPLVFCGTIGTMPATVAGHPSYEKKALPGDRIIMTGGRIGKDGIHGATFSSEELHEGSPATAVQIGDPITQRRMYDFLMRARDLGLYNAITDNGAGGLSSSVGEMAQDCGGCDMDLAKAPLKYDGLRPWEILVSEAQERMTLAVPPSKLQAFMELAEEMNVEASDLGCFTDSGYLHVRYNDRIVTDLDMQFLHDGCPQMKLRAAWRQPQVCCGCETPHPKVTDHQDFLQTMLGRLNICSREYVIRQYDHEVQGGSVIKPLIGARNDGPADAAVIRPQLGSDKALVVANGICPKLSDLDTYWMMAGAIDEAVRNAVATGGDIRHMAGVDNFCWCDPVQSEKTPDGEYKLAQLVRANQALAHFCLAYGVPCISGKDSMKNDYTGGGTKISIPPTVLFSVMGVINDCNRTMTSDFKRPDENVYVLGLTKNELGGSEYADALGVCGSVPQVDAVSARIRYERMHEAITTGLVSAAHDVSDGGLAVAVAEMALAGRIGADIDVDKIPALDCPLPEQRLYSESASRFVVTVPEDRRGAFEALFADDFMAAIGRTTSDEKLTLRAGSAILANASVEDLATAWKKTLDF; from the coding sequence ATGCCGATCCGAGTCGAAGTGGCTCTGCGCAAGGCAGTTACCGATACCCAGGGCAACAAGACCGCCCACAAGATCAAAAACGAGCTCGGCCTGACCGTGGATCAGGTCCGGATAATCCGGATCTACACCGTCGACGGACTGAGCCAGGCCCAGGTGGATCAGGCCATCGAGGCCGGAGCCCTGCATGACCCGGTCCTGCATACGGCCCAGACCGCTCCGGCGGCCACGGATTTCGACTGGATCATCGAGGTCGGCTTCCGCCCCGGCGTGACCGACAACGAGGGCCGCACCGCTCGCGAAACCCTGCGCACAGTGCTTGGGGAACGCAACGCGGACATCGCGGTCTACACATCCACCCAGTACCTGATCAGCGGCGACCTGAGCCCGGCCCAGGTGGAGCACATCGCCAAGGACCTTCTGGCCAACGAGCTGATCCAGCGCTTCCAGATCGTGGACAGGGACACCTGGACCACAAGCCCCGGCTTTCCGGCGCGCACTGCGGCGGTCACGGGCGAAGCCTCGAGCACCGTCGATATCGTGGATTTGAGCAGCATGGATGACGCCGCGCTCATGAAGCTCAGCCGCGAAAACATCCTGGCCCTGAATCTTGAAGAAATGCGCTGCATCCGCGACTACTATGCGAGCCCCGAGGTCGTCGCCCACCGCAAGGCCAAAAATCTCCCCGCCGCACCCACGGACGCGGAACTCGAATGCCTGGCGCAGACCTGGTCCGAGCACTGCAAGCACAAGATCTTCAGCTCCCGCATCAGCTACGAGAATCTTGAAAACGGCACCAAGGCTGAAATCAACAGCCTCTACAAGACCTACATCCAGGGCAGCACCAAGCAGTTGCGCCAGCGCATGGGCAAGGACGACTTCTGCCTGTCCGTGTTCAAGGACAATGCCGGCGTGATCCGCTTCAGCGAAGACATAAACGTCTGCATCAAGGTCGAAACCCACAACAGCCCCTCTGCCCTGGACCCATACGGCGGAGCCCTTACCGGCATCGTCGGCGTGAACCGTGACCCCATGGGCACCGGCATGGGCGCGAACCTGCTCTGCAACACCAACGTGTTCTGCTTCGCCTCGCCCTTTCACGACGACGAACTGCCGCCCCGCCTGCTGCACCCGCGCCGCGTTTTCGAGGGCGTGCGGGAAGGCGTCGAACACGGCGGCAACAAGTCCGGCATCCCCACGGTCAACGGAGCCATCGTCTTTCACGAACGCTTCCTGGGCAAGCCGCTGGTATTCTGCGGCACCATCGGCACCATGCCCGCCACCGTGGCCGGACATCCCAGCTACGAAAAGAAGGCCCTGCCCGGCGATCGCATCATCATGACCGGCGGCCGCATCGGCAAGGACGGCATCCACGGCGCGACCTTCTCGTCCGAAGAGCTGCACGAGGGCTCTCCGGCCACGGCCGTCCAGATCGGCGACCCCATCACCCAGCGCCGCATGTACGACTTTTTGATGCGCGCCCGCGATCTGGGCCTCTACAACGCCATCACCGACAACGGCGCCGGAGGACTGAGCTCCTCGGTCGGCGAAATGGCCCAGGACTGCGGCGGCTGCGACATGGACCTGGCCAAGGCCCCGCTCAAGTACGACGGCCTGCGCCCCTGGGAGATCCTGGTCTCCGAAGCCCAGGAGCGCATGACCTTGGCCGTGCCCCCGTCCAAACTTCAGGCCTTCATGGAGTTGGCGGAAGAAATGAACGTCGAGGCCTCGGATCTGGGCTGCTTCACGGACTCGGGCTACCTGCATGTGCGCTACAATGACAGGATCGTGACCGACCTCGACATGCAGTTCCTGCATGACGGCTGCCCGCAGATGAAGCTCCGCGCCGCCTGGCGGCAACCGCAGGTCTGCTGTGGCTGCGAAACGCCGCATCCCAAGGTAACGGACCATCAGGACTTTCTGCAAACCATGCTCGGCCGCCTGAACATCTGCTCCCGCGAGTATGTCATCCGCCAGTACGACCACGAGGTACAGGGTGGAAGCGTGATCAAGCCCCTCATTGGAGCCCGGAACGACGGTCCGGCCGACGCCGCCGTGATCCGTCCCCAGCTCGGCAGCGACAAGGCCCTGGTCGTGGCCAACGGCATCTGCCCGAAACTGAGCGATCTCGATACGTACTGGATGATGGCGGGCGCCATCGATGAAGCCGTGCGCAACGCCGTGGCCACCGGCGGCGACATCCGCCACATGGCCGGCGTGGACAACTTCTGCTGGTGCGACCCGGTCCAGTCCGAAAAGACCCCGGACGGCGAATACAAACTGGCCCAGCTGGTCCGCGCCAATCAGGCCCTGGCCCATTTCTGCCTCGCCTACGGAGTGCCCTGCATTTCCGGCAAGGACTCCATGAAGAACGACTACACCGGCGGCGGAACCAAGATCTCCATCCCGCCCACGGTCCTCTTCTCGGTCATGGGCGTGATTAACGACTGCAACAGGACCATGACCTCCGACTTCAAGCGTCCGGACGAAAACGTCTACGTGCTCGGCCTGACCAAAAACGAACTGGGTGGCTCGGAATATGCCGACGCCCTGGGTGTGTGCGGATCGGTGCCGCAGGTCGACGCGGTTTCCGCGCGCATCCGCTACGAGCGCATGCACGAAGCCATCACCACCGGCCTTGTCAGCGCGGCCCACGACGTCTCCGACGGCGGACTGGCCGTGGCTGTGGCCGAAATGGCTCTGGCCGGACGGATCGGTGCGGACATCGACGTGGACAAGATCCCGGCCCTTGATTGCCCGCTGCCCGAACAGCGCCTCTACAGCGAATCCGCCAGCCGCTTCGTGGTCACGGTGCCGGAAGACAGGCGCGGCGCCTTCGAAGCCCTCTTCGCCGATGACTTCATGGCCGCCATCGGCCGGACCACATCCGACGAAAAGCTGACCCTGCGCGCTGGAAGCGCAATCCTGGCCAACGCTTCGGTAGAAGACCTGGCCACAGCCTGGAAAAAGACGCTGGATTTTTAA
- a CDS encoding sensor domain-containing diguanylate cyclase produces the protein MPNQDRLPPRNLATSLRASLKATFSPATAQLLQEAVKSEPNFGVIASILRLDPALATAILSLVNSPYYGQTSKISDVQRAAIILGDNEILRIALSLSLQKNLNSILEKNGFDTFANWRIIIWAALGAQLIAQRLAPEEAETAYICALVKDLSLLLYAANFPEHLLPHLKRPDFVNTGPTFMSWQDHLPEDHSTLTAELLTQWNFPEPMIAAITAHHDLEHVFDYPPLTQAVILGTRWAEAEFRTDPAPDSLNQLSFLLAKAGALPPEGMDGLRRQCATLFSELSEAMNVKDLDPEDRLYAHSLQSIQDFHHQAKEVEGLTGGNAAIAACIGRHLRWNWDCRKAEIILHAPANTYWERFVLNNAGVHGPDIAPSLEKLRIFSEDAYPLEAEGQTVGELHLNDANESSRTRAEATLYTRLLARGIRRQARTVGQLEIKAELLDILPTGVALLNAQGRILRANPTFTEFLDGAEQLEDRLAQGKDAEQARQAMQGWRNFLSNSSQGGHCSIHCPLGPGKEPATSSFSLAGYKISHGSQTNILAMVQDLAEIRVLEFEALHQRDFLNTLLGSMQDLVLTTDKVGTITFASGRHGSFLTGRNLFHLTRPMNAQEEAWDMEFLEQSQAAVEVQIVLDDEHLQLELVFSRFSFGTDHGLIVGRNISAIRRLERKIREQALFDSLTQVFNRHHLQPLLDREMSRAKRTGSSLGLIFFDIDKFKLFNDTHGHHGGDKALKELGQLLRRILRKGLDFPCRFGGDEFVVISSNSTVENLLTIAERIQKEFSILHQNQVTLSIGMSMLEPEDTSQSLLERCDKANYQAKAQGGNTIVHLQPTSTSEP, from the coding sequence ATGCCAAACCAGGATCGCCTTCCCCCTCGCAACCTCGCGACCTCGTTGCGTGCAAGCCTGAAAGCGACCTTTTCGCCGGCCACGGCCCAGCTCCTCCAGGAGGCGGTCAAATCCGAGCCGAACTTCGGTGTCATCGCCTCCATACTGCGGCTTGATCCGGCCTTGGCCACGGCCATCCTTTCCCTCGTCAACTCGCCCTATTATGGACAGACCAGCAAGATTTCCGACGTGCAGCGGGCGGCGATCATCCTTGGCGACAACGAGATCCTGCGCATCGCCCTGTCCCTGTCCCTGCAGAAAAACCTGAACTCGATTCTGGAAAAAAACGGTTTCGACACCTTCGCCAACTGGCGCATCATCATCTGGGCGGCACTCGGAGCGCAGCTCATCGCCCAGCGTCTGGCCCCGGAAGAAGCGGAAACCGCCTACATCTGCGCCCTGGTCAAGGACCTATCCCTGCTTCTCTACGCCGCCAATTTTCCCGAACATCTCCTGCCGCATCTCAAGCGGCCGGACTTCGTCAACACCGGCCCGACCTTCATGTCCTGGCAGGACCATCTTCCGGAGGATCACTCCACCCTGACCGCAGAACTGCTCACGCAGTGGAATTTCCCCGAACCCATGATCGCGGCCATCACCGCGCACCACGACCTGGAACATGTCTTCGACTACCCGCCCCTGACCCAGGCGGTCATTCTCGGAACCAGATGGGCGGAAGCGGAATTTCGCACCGACCCGGCCCCGGACAGCTTGAACCAGCTCAGCTTTCTTCTGGCCAAGGCAGGCGCCCTGCCTCCCGAAGGCATGGACGGGCTGCGTCGGCAATGCGCGACTCTTTTTTCGGAACTGTCCGAGGCCATGAACGTCAAGGATCTTGATCCGGAAGACAGGCTTTACGCCCACTCCCTTCAATCCATCCAGGATTTTCACCACCAGGCCAAGGAAGTCGAGGGCCTGACCGGCGGCAATGCGGCCATCGCGGCCTGCATCGGCAGGCATCTGCGCTGGAACTGGGACTGTCGCAAAGCCGAGATCATCCTGCACGCGCCCGCCAACACGTACTGGGAACGATTTGTCCTGAACAATGCCGGAGTGCACGGGCCCGACATCGCCCCATCCCTTGAAAAACTCAGGATATTTTCCGAAGACGCCTACCCACTGGAAGCCGAGGGGCAAACGGTCGGAGAGCTGCACCTGAACGACGCCAACGAATCAAGCCGGACCAGGGCCGAAGCCACGCTCTACACGCGCCTCCTGGCCCGGGGCATCCGGCGTCAGGCGCGCACCGTCGGCCAGCTTGAGATCAAGGCCGAGCTGCTTGACATTCTTCCCACCGGAGTTGCGCTGCTCAACGCACAGGGGCGCATCTTGCGGGCCAATCCCACCTTTACCGAATTTCTCGACGGCGCGGAGCAGCTCGAAGACCGACTGGCGCAGGGCAAGGACGCGGAGCAGGCCCGGCAAGCCATGCAAGGCTGGCGCAACTTCCTGAGCAACTCATCCCAGGGAGGCCATTGCTCCATCCATTGCCCGCTTGGTCCCGGCAAGGAGCCCGCGACCTCGTCCTTCTCCCTGGCCGGTTACAAAATCAGCCACGGCTCGCAAACGAACATTCTGGCCATGGTCCAGGATCTGGCGGAAATCCGGGTGCTCGAATTCGAGGCCCTGCACCAACGGGACTTCCTGAACACCCTGCTCGGGTCCATGCAGGACCTGGTCCTGACCACGGACAAAGTCGGGACCATCACCTTTGCCTCCGGTCGCCACGGCTCGTTCCTGACCGGCCGCAACCTCTTCCACCTGACCCGCCCCATGAACGCGCAGGAAGAAGCCTGGGACATGGAATTTCTGGAGCAGAGCCAGGCGGCGGTGGAAGTGCAGATCGTCCTTGACGACGAACACTTGCAGCTTGAGCTCGTCTTTTCACGCTTTTCGTTCGGAACCGACCATGGACTGATTGTCGGCCGCAACATTTCGGCCATCAGAAGATTGGAGCGCAAGATCCGGGAACAGGCTCTTTTCGATTCCCTGACCCAGGTTTTCAACCGGCATCACCTCCAGCCGCTTCTCGACCGGGAAATGTCCCGCGCCAAGCGCACTGGATCCTCGCTCGGACTGATCTTTTTCGACATCGACAAGTTCAAGCTCTTCAACGACACCCATGGTCACCACGGGGGCGACAAGGCCTTGAAAGAGCTGGGGCAGCTCCTGCGACGCATCCTGCGCAAGGGGCTGGATTTTCCCTGCCGCTTCGGAGGAGACGAATTCGTTGTCATCTCCAGCAACTCCACCGTCGAAAACCTGCTGACGATCGCAGAAAGAATTCAGAAAGAATTCAGCATATTGCACCAAAATCAGGTTACCTTGAGCATTGGCATGAGCATGCTCGAACCCGAGGATACCTCGCAATCCCTGCTTGAACGCTGCGACAAAGCCAATTATCAAGCCAAGGCTCAGGGCGGAAACACCATCGTGCACCTGCAGCCAACCAGTACCTCTGAACCATAA
- a CDS encoding polyprenyl synthetase family protein: MNEAFAQLKATFLKELPAINAAIAREIDALPKLVRPVAAHVMDAGGKRLRPMLTLLFARALDFRGDNLQTLASSLEFLHSATLMHDDILDNADLRRGKPAAHTIYGITPTVLAGDVLLALANEIVARTDNPALTSCITKAIMQTATGEIMEIAAIRKAHITRAEYIEIITGKTAYLIQSACEFGVIAAGGSERARTGAKTFGLNLGIAFQLVDDALDYTSRADTSGKPLGGDLREGKFTLPLLLYLESLPADQRAITTRELTDVNLHPVRQDQIVADVVGQGFAEKTRDEAKSYLTLASQALAVLPECLEKKLLGAMIEFVLTRDK, translated from the coding sequence ATGAACGAAGCCTTCGCCCAACTCAAAGCAACCTTCCTCAAAGAGCTGCCGGCCATCAATGCCGCCATCGCGCGGGAGATCGACGCCCTGCCCAAACTGGTCAGACCCGTGGCCGCGCATGTCATGGACGCCGGAGGAAAACGCCTGCGCCCCATGCTCACGCTTCTCTTTGCCCGCGCCCTGGATTTCCGGGGAGACAATCTGCAGACCCTGGCCAGTTCCCTGGAGTTTCTGCATTCGGCCACCCTCATGCACGACGACATCCTGGACAACGCGGACCTGCGCAGAGGCAAACCGGCCGCCCACACCATCTACGGCATCACACCCACGGTGCTGGCCGGAGACGTGCTCCTGGCGCTGGCCAACGAAATCGTGGCCCGCACGGACAATCCGGCCCTGACCTCCTGCATCACCAAGGCCATAATGCAGACGGCCACGGGCGAAATCATGGAGATCGCCGCCATCCGCAAGGCGCATATCACCCGGGCCGAATACATTGAGATCATCACCGGCAAGACGGCCTACCTGATCCAGTCGGCCTGCGAGTTCGGCGTCATCGCGGCGGGAGGGTCCGAGCGCGCGCGCACGGGCGCCAAGACCTTCGGCCTGAACCTTGGCATCGCGTTCCAGCTGGTGGACGACGCCCTGGACTACACGTCGCGGGCCGACACCTCGGGCAAGCCGCTGGGCGGAGATCTGCGCGAAGGCAAGTTCACACTGCCCCTGCTTTTGTATCTTGAATCGCTGCCAGCGGACCAACGCGCGATTACCACCCGGGAGCTCACGGACGTGAACCTGCACCCGGTCAGGCAGGACCAGATCGTCGCCGATGTCGTGGGACAGGGTTTTGCCGAAAAGACCCGGGATGAAGCCAAATCCTATTTGACACTAGCCAGCCAGGCTCTCGCCGTGCTACCCGAATGCCTGGAAAAAAAACTGCTCGGAGCCATGATCGAATTCGTCCTGACAAGAGATAAATAA
- a CDS encoding 1,4-dihydroxy-6-naphthoate synthase, with protein sequence MTPLSVAISPCPNDSFIFGAWVLGLTASPAGRDCRFFWHDVQELNQGAFAGAWDVIKVSAATALNLGDTYTILPCGGAFGLEHGPKLVTRKDFSGTPHRIAVPGLDTTAACVLRAALGGNFVPVPMIFHAIVDAVRAGDVDAGLLIHETALVHDRYDLALRLDLGQWWREHTNALPFPLGCIVARNELGTDLHARIADSIRASILHARARQDSVMPFISSLARELDAITLEQHIAAYVNEYSLDMGPDGQAALNTLQTLRDLS encoded by the coding sequence ATGACCCCCCTTAGCGTCGCCATTTCGCCCTGCCCCAACGACAGCTTCATCTTTGGAGCCTGGGTGCTCGGCCTAACCGCATCCCCGGCCGGACGCGACTGCCGGTTTTTCTGGCATGACGTGCAGGAGCTCAACCAGGGAGCCTTCGCCGGCGCCTGGGACGTGATCAAAGTCAGCGCGGCCACGGCCCTGAATTTGGGCGACACGTACACAATCCTGCCCTGCGGCGGGGCTTTCGGCCTCGAACATGGACCCAAGCTCGTGACCCGCAAGGATTTTTCGGGCACTCCGCACAGGATCGCCGTGCCCGGCCTCGACACCACGGCGGCCTGCGTGCTGCGCGCCGCCCTTGGCGGAAATTTTGTCCCGGTGCCCATGATCTTCCACGCCATCGTCGATGCCGTGCGCGCCGGAGATGTGGATGCGGGGCTGCTCATCCACGAAACCGCGCTGGTCCATGACCGCTACGATCTTGCCCTGCGCCTCGACCTTGGGCAATGGTGGCGTGAGCACACAAACGCCCTGCCCTTTCCCCTGGGCTGCATCGTGGCCCGGAACGAACTCGGCACGGACCTCCACGCACGCATAGCGGATAGCATCCGCGCGAGCATCCTTCATGCCAGGGCCCGGCAGGACTCCGTCATGCCATTTATCTCCTCCCTGGCCAGAGAGCTTGACGCGATCACGCTGGAACAACATATTGCCGCCTACGTCAACGAATACAGCCTGGACATGGGCCCAGACGGCCAGGCCGCTCTCAACACGCTGCAAACATTGCGGGATCTTTCATGA
- the mqnB gene encoding futalosine hydrolase: MILLACATQLECQNAANLPAASPTDTLKPVRIRGRDFLPCPVGIGPVAAAFSVGALLERHPEVTGVLNLGICGSFDMARAPLGSTCVADAEIWPEYGVRHSSPAEEEVFGHRMFADLPLDPPNRLDLDPIAQAAAMGMTLHPAWAIGPSLTVAGVSGDPQRAQSLRDLHGGLTENMEGFSLALAARRLGIAFLEIRTVSNPVGARDKRLWNFKLALNALQNILPVLTGDSA, translated from the coding sequence ATGATTCTCCTGGCCTGCGCAACACAGCTGGAATGCCAGAACGCGGCAAACCTGCCGGCAGCTTCTCCGACGGATACGCTTAAACCCGTACGCATCCGAGGACGCGACTTTCTGCCCTGCCCGGTAGGCATCGGGCCGGTGGCCGCAGCCTTCAGCGTGGGAGCCCTGCTCGAACGCCATCCCGAGGTGACCGGAGTTCTGAATCTGGGCATTTGCGGCAGCTTCGACATGGCCCGCGCCCCCCTGGGTTCGACCTGCGTCGCCGACGCCGAAATCTGGCCGGAGTACGGAGTGCGTCATTCCTCACCGGCAGAGGAGGAAGTCTTTGGGCATCGGATGTTCGCCGACCTGCCCCTTGATCCCCCCAACCGGCTCGACCTTGATCCGATCGCGCAAGCGGCCGCCATGGGCATGACCCTGCATCCCGCGTGGGCCATCGGCCCGAGCCTGACCGTGGCCGGAGTGAGCGGGGACCCGCAGCGCGCGCAATCGCTTCGCGACCTTCATGGCGGACTCACGGAAAACATGGAGGGATTCAGCCTCGCGCTGGCGGCACGGCGGCTGGGCATCGCGTTTCTGGAGATCCGCACCGTGTCCAACCCTGTCGGCGCCCGCGACAAGCGTCTTTGGAATTTCAAGCTGGCGTTGAACGCCCTGCAAAACATTCTCCCCGTTCTCACCGGAGACTCGGCATGA
- a CDS encoding nucleotide sugar dehydrogenase, which produces MITFEDIASGASEVAVVGLGYVGLPLAVALGDHFKVIGFDISRPRIEELQSGRDSTREVEPEKLARARVEYTDDPARLAMAGIIVVAVPTPIDGNRKPDLRPVVGATATVGAHMRKGCIIVYESTVYPGLTEEICVPLLEEKSGLTCGRDFTVGYSPERINPGDKVHTLESIVKVVAGQDQPTADLLARFYASIVKAGVHRASSIKVAEAAKVIENTQRDLNIALMNELALIFDRMSIDTNEVLEAAGTKWNFLPFRPGLVGGHCIGVDPYYLTFKAESIGFHPQVILAGRRINDGMGKFIAEKTIKAMIDAGCLIKGARVGLLGLTFKENVPDLRNSRVEDIIHELSDYHVDVLVHDPLADAREAKEEYGVDLLPLPELRQLDALILAVSHAEFAQLDAGRIAAMFKNPAGGIVIDVKGFLDRDALSREFKYWRL; this is translated from the coding sequence ATGATCACTTTTGAAGATATCGCATCCGGCGCCTCGGAAGTTGCCGTGGTGGGACTGGGCTATGTCGGCCTGCCCCTGGCCGTGGCCCTTGGCGACCACTTCAAGGTCATTGGCTTCGATATTTCCCGCCCCCGCATCGAAGAGCTGCAAAGCGGCAGGGACTCCACGCGGGAAGTGGAGCCTGAGAAGCTGGCCCGCGCCCGGGTCGAATACACCGACGATCCCGCAAGGCTGGCCATGGCCGGAATCATCGTGGTGGCCGTGCCAACGCCCATCGACGGCAACCGCAAGCCGGACCTGCGGCCCGTGGTCGGAGCCACCGCCACCGTGGGCGCGCACATGCGCAAGGGCTGCATCATCGTCTATGAATCGACGGTCTATCCCGGGCTGACGGAAGAAATCTGCGTGCCTTTGCTGGAAGAGAAATCCGGCCTGACCTGCGGCAGGGATTTCACCGTGGGCTATTCCCCGGAACGCATCAATCCCGGCGACAAGGTCCACACCCTGGAGAGCATCGTCAAGGTGGTCGCAGGCCAGGATCAGCCCACGGCGGACTTGCTGGCCCGCTTCTACGCGTCCATCGTCAAGGCCGGGGTGCACCGCGCTTCGAGCATCAAGGTCGCGGAAGCCGCCAAGGTCATCGAAAACACCCAGCGGGATCTGAACATCGCCCTGATGAACGAACTGGCCCTGATTTTCGACCGCATGAGCATCGACACCAACGAAGTGCTCGAGGCCGCGGGCACCAAATGGAACTTTCTGCCCTTCCGGCCGGGCCTGGTCGGCGGGCACTGCATCGGGGTGGACCCCTACTACCTGACCTTCAAGGCCGAATCCATCGGCTTCCACCCGCAGGTCATCCTTGCCGGCAGGCGCATCAACGACGGCATGGGCAAGTTCATCGCCGAGAAGACCATAAAAGCCATGATCGATGCCGGATGCCTGATCAAGGGTGCCCGCGTCGGCCTTCTGGGCCTGACCTTCAAGGAAAATGTGCCGGATCTGCGCAACAGCCGGGTAGAGGACATCATCCACGAACTTTCCGACTATCACGTCGATGTCCTGGTGCACGACCCGCTGGCCGATGCGCGGGAAGCCAAAGAGGAATACGGGGTGGATCTTTTGCCCCTGCCGGAACTGCGGCAGCTTGACGCTCTCATTCTGGCGGTCTCGCACGCCGAGTTCGCGCAGCTTGACGCGGGCCGCATCGCGGCCATGTTCAAGAATCCCGCCGGCGGAATCGTCATCGACGTCAAGGGCTTTCTGGACAGGGACGCCCTGTCGCGCGAATTCAAATACTGGCGTCTGTAA
- a CDS encoding ubiquinone/menaquinone biosynthesis methyltransferase: MNPNEHGKRVSSLFDNIATWYDFLNHFLSLGQDIYWRYRLVRTLRTGATGAVLDLAAGTLDVSREILRRHPTLKILSMDFSRAMLCSGKKKVVSQPAIFPVQADGRALPLPDECVDTVTIAFGIRNILPRSEAYSEILRVLAPGGRLCILEFGTGQARIWQGAYNFYLGKVLPRIGRFFSKNPEAYQYLADTILAFPNASALAKELRDAGFDQVGYQALSSGIVYIHVAQKPS, from the coding sequence TTGAACCCGAATGAGCACGGAAAGCGGGTCTCCAGCCTTTTCGACAACATCGCGACCTGGTACGACTTTCTCAATCATTTCCTGAGCCTGGGCCAAGACATCTACTGGCGCTATCGTCTGGTGCGCACCCTGCGGACCGGAGCCACGGGCGCGGTGCTCGACCTTGCGGCCGGAACCCTGGACGTGAGCAGGGAAATTCTGCGCCGTCATCCCACGCTAAAGATCCTGAGCATGGACTTTTCCCGCGCCATGCTCTGCAGCGGCAAGAAAAAAGTCGTGAGCCAGCCAGCCATTTTTCCGGTCCAGGCCGACGGACGCGCCCTGCCCTTGCCTGACGAATGTGTCGACACGGTGACCATCGCCTTCGGCATCCGCAACATCCTGCCCAGAAGCGAAGCCTACAGCGAGATTCTGCGCGTCCTGGCGCCCGGAGGACGGCTGTGCATTCTTGAATTCGGCACCGGACAGGCCAGGATCTGGCAGGGAGCCTACAATTTCTATCTCGGCAAGGTCCTGCCCCGCATCGGGCGCTTTTTCTCCAAGAATCCCGAAGCCTACCAATACCTGGCTGACACGATCCTGGCCTTTCCCAACGCTTCGGCCCTGGCCAAAGAGCTCCGGGACGCCGGTTTCGACCAGGTCGGCTATCAGGCCCTGAGCTCGGGAATCGTCTATATCCACGTGGCCCAAAAACCGTCCTGA